One part of the Sciurus carolinensis chromosome 4, mSciCar1.2, whole genome shotgun sequence genome encodes these proteins:
- the LOC124982257 gene encoding LOW QUALITY PROTEIN: ubiquitin carboxyl-terminal hydrolase 17-like protein 22 (The sequence of the model RefSeq protein was modified relative to this genomic sequence to represent the inferred CDS: inserted 1 base in 1 codon; substituted 1 base at 1 genomic stop codon), whose protein sequence is MEAASPHCGESPLSTCTNAHENNDMAPVGTQLYPREKLSLTWQKHSGAGAGLKXMGNTCYVNATLQCLTYTPPLAHYMLSQESSQTCSPHRVCMLCVMEAQMTWALHKPGDVIWPLPALAAGLRTWQQEDAHEFLLFTLKALQKACLCGHKQSGACSQDITLMHQIFGGCXRSQIKCLCCHSLSDTFDPYQDITLDIMAAQSVQQALEQLVKPEWLERKNAYHCGVCLKKMPACKTLSLQTASKVLMLVLKRFCVLTGDKIAKQVLYPECLHMQPYMAQQSSGPLAYVLYAVLVHAGKSELEPESGNVSLGRETSAVGTEDSVLGVTQGELQGDSCSHMEESVEPLGGTAARELTLHLWKFLQEQNQPKSESNPGK, encoded by the exons ATGGAGGCAGCTTCACCCCACTGTGGAG AGTCACCATTGTCAACTTGCACTAATGCACACGAGAATAACGATATGGCTCCTGTAGGGACACAGCTGTATCCTAGGGAGAAACTATCTCTGACCTGGCAGAAACATTCTGGGGCTGGTGCTGGACTGA ACATGGGAAACACTTGCTATGTGAATGCCACTCTACAGTGTCTGACATACACCCCTCCACTGGCCCACTACATGCTGTCCCAGGAGTCTTCCCAAACCTGTTCTCCTCACAGGGTTTGCATGCTGTGTGTGATGGAAGCTCAGATGACATGGGCTCTTCACAAACCTGGGGATGTCATTTGGCCCCTGCCTGCATTGGCTGCTGGCTTACGCACATGGCAGCAGGAAGATGCCCATGAATTTCTGCTCTTCACCCTCAAGGCCCTGCAGAAAGCATGTCTGTGTGGGCACAAGCAGTCAGGGGCTTGCTCCCAGGATATCACCCTCATGCACCAAATATTTGGAGGGTGCTAGAGATCACAAATTAAGTGTCTCTGCTGCCACAGCCTTTCAGACACTTTTGACCCCTACCAGGACATTACCCTAGACATCATGGCAGCTCAGAGTGTGCAGCAAGCCTTGGAGCAGTTGGTGAAGCCTGAATGGTTAGAGAGGAAAAATGCCTATCACTGTGGTGTTTGTCTGAAGAAGATGCCAGCTTGCAAGACCTTGAGCCTGCAGACTGCCTCAAAGGTTCTCATGCTTGTACTGAAACGATTCTGTGTTCTCACGGGTGACAAAATTGCTAAGCAGGTGCTGTATCCTGAGTGTCTTCACATGCAGCCATACATGGCTCAGCAGAGCAGTGGCCCACTGGCCTATGTCCTCTATGCCGTGCTGGTCCATGCTGGG AAGAGTGAACTTGAACCTGAGAGTGGAAACGTGTCACTAGGCAGGGAAACGAGTGCAGTTGGGACTGAAGACTCAGTCTTGGGAGTCACCCAAGGAGAGCTCCAGGGAGACTCCTGTAGCCACATGGAGGAGTCAGTGGAGCCGCTGGGGGGCACAGCCGCCAGAGAACTCACCTTACATCtgtggaagttcctccaagaaCAGAACCAACCAAAGTCTGAATCCAACCCAGGAAAGTAG